The following proteins come from a genomic window of Pirellula staleyi DSM 6068:
- a CDS encoding ATP-dependent Clp protease ATP-binding subunit has protein sequence MYERFTDRARKVMQLANQEAQRFNHEYIGTEHILLGLVKEGSGVAANVLKNLDVDLRKIRLEVEKLVQSGPEMVTMGKLPQTPRAKKVIEYSMEEARNLNHNYVGTEHILLGLLREQEGVAAQVLMNLGLKLEEVREEVLNLLGHGLEGESTGERGGREGVGVGGQSGEQQAAGRGSKSKTPALDSFGRDLTELARQNKLDPVIGREREIERAIQVLCRRTKNNPVLLGEAGVGKTAIVEGFAQRVVAGSVPEILADKRIVVLDLAMMVAGTKYRGQFEERIKAVMNEVRRARNTILFIDELHTLVGAGGAEGAIDAANVLKPALARGEIQCIGATTLDEYRKYIEKDAALARRFQEIIVEPTSKDETVEILKGLREKYEDHHRVQITDDALVAAAEYSERYITARCLPDKAIDVIDEAGARVRLRAMTRPPDLKEIDDEVERLNKEKEEAVANQDFEKAAALRDQADKLKRKKDNITKEWRDKSRETDGVVDEEVIAEVVSKMTGIPLTRMSTEDSLRLMKMEEELHKKVISQDQAVTAIAKAVRRTRSGLKDPRRPAGCFVFAGPTGVGKTLLAKALAEFMFGDADALIQIDMSEYMEKHNVSRLIGAPPGYVGYEEGGQLTEKIRRRPYAVVLLDEIEKAHPDVFNTLLQVMEEGRLTDSFGRRVDFRNVILIMTTNAGAEAIKNESDFGFRQGDTDASYDGMKARVMDRIERVFRPEFLNRLDDVIVFQHLTKDNLKLVIDLELLKVRQRLAERGLQLELTDTAKEFIIKKGSNTDFGARPLRRAVENYIEDPLAEELLKGEFQGKDLIQVDAIRDDEGKLRRLDFKGVTTSAAPVAAAPSSSESQPS, from the coding sequence ATGTATGAACGTTTTACGGACCGCGCTCGCAAGGTTATGCAACTTGCGAATCAAGAAGCACAGCGGTTCAACCACGAATACATCGGCACCGAGCACATCCTGCTTGGTCTGGTGAAAGAAGGTAGTGGTGTTGCCGCCAACGTGCTGAAGAATCTTGATGTCGATTTGCGCAAGATTCGCCTCGAAGTGGAAAAGCTCGTCCAAAGTGGCCCCGAAATGGTCACCATGGGCAAGCTGCCACAAACGCCGCGTGCCAAAAAGGTCATCGAATATTCGATGGAAGAGGCACGCAACCTGAACCACAACTACGTCGGCACCGAGCACATCCTGCTGGGACTTTTGCGCGAGCAAGAGGGTGTCGCCGCCCAAGTGCTGATGAACCTCGGCCTGAAACTCGAAGAAGTTCGCGAAGAGGTGCTGAACCTCCTCGGTCACGGACTCGAAGGGGAATCGACCGGCGAACGTGGCGGTCGCGAAGGAGTCGGTGTGGGTGGTCAGTCGGGCGAACAGCAAGCCGCTGGTCGGGGTAGCAAAAGCAAAACCCCTGCGCTCGACAGCTTTGGCCGCGATCTCACCGAACTCGCTCGTCAAAATAAACTCGATCCGGTCATCGGCCGCGAACGCGAAATCGAACGGGCCATCCAGGTCCTCTGCCGCCGGACGAAAAACAATCCTGTACTGCTCGGTGAAGCAGGTGTCGGCAAAACGGCCATCGTCGAAGGCTTCGCCCAGCGCGTGGTCGCCGGCAGTGTTCCTGAAATTCTGGCCGACAAACGAATCGTGGTCCTCGACCTCGCCATGATGGTCGCTGGCACCAAGTATCGCGGTCAGTTCGAAGAACGTATCAAGGCGGTGATGAACGAAGTTCGTCGCGCTCGCAACACGATCTTGTTCATCGACGAACTCCATACCCTCGTCGGAGCCGGTGGTGCTGAAGGTGCCATCGACGCCGCGAACGTTCTGAAGCCAGCCCTCGCACGTGGCGAAATCCAGTGCATCGGCGCGACGACGCTCGACGAATACCGCAAGTACATCGAAAAAGATGCCGCTCTTGCGCGTCGTTTCCAAGAGATCATTGTCGAACCGACGAGCAAGGACGAAACGGTCGAGATCCTCAAGGGTCTGCGCGAGAAGTACGAAGACCACCATCGCGTGCAAATCACCGACGATGCCCTCGTCGCTGCTGCCGAGTACAGCGAACGCTATATCACCGCTCGCTGCTTGCCCGATAAGGCGATCGACGTCATCGACGAAGCAGGCGCTCGTGTCCGTCTGCGGGCCATGACTCGTCCACCAGATCTCAAAGAGATCGACGACGAAGTCGAACGCCTCAACAAAGAAAAAGAAGAAGCTGTTGCCAATCAAGATTTTGAAAAGGCAGCCGCTCTTCGCGATCAAGCCGACAAGCTGAAGCGCAAGAAAGACAACATCACCAAGGAATGGCGCGACAAATCGCGCGAGACCGATGGTGTGGTCGACGAAGAAGTGATTGCCGAAGTGGTCAGCAAGATGACCGGCATTCCGCTCACGCGCATGAGCACCGAAGACAGCTTGCGTCTGATGAAGATGGAAGAAGAGCTGCACAAGAAGGTGATCAGCCAAGATCAGGCCGTCACCGCGATTGCCAAGGCGGTCCGTCGTACGCGGAGCGGTCTCAAAGACCCACGTCGTCCTGCCGGCTGCTTTGTGTTCGCTGGTCCGACCGGTGTTGGTAAGACGCTGCTGGCCAAGGCACTCGCCGAATTCATGTTTGGCGATGCCGACGCGCTCATTCAAATCGATATGAGCGAGTACATGGAAAAGCACAACGTCAGCCGACTGATCGGTGCTCCTCCCGGCTATGTGGGCTACGAAGAAGGTGGCCAGCTGACCGAGAAGATCCGTCGTCGTCCTTACGCGGTGGTGCTGCTCGACGAAATCGAAAAAGCCCATCCCGACGTCTTCAATACCCTGCTGCAAGTGATGGAAGAAGGCCGTTTGACCGACAGCTTCGGTCGCCGCGTCGACTTCCGCAACGTCATCCTCATCATGACGACCAACGCAGGTGCTGAAGCGATCAAGAACGAATCGGACTTTGGTTTCCGCCAAGGTGATACCGACGCTTCGTACGACGGCATGAAGGCTCGCGTGATGGACCGCATCGAACGTGTGTTCCGTCCGGAGTTCCTCAACCGTCTCGACGACGTGATCGTGTTCCAGCACCTGACCAAGGACAACCTGAAGCTGGTGATCGATCTCGAATTGCTCAAGGTTCGTCAACGTCTGGCCGAGCGTGGTTTGCAGCTCGAACTGACCGACACGGCCAAAGAGTTCATCATCAAGAAGGGTTCGAATACCGATTTCGGTGCTCGTCCGCTTCGTCGCGCGGTGGAAAATTACATCGAAGATCCGCTGGCCGAAGAACTCCTCAAGGGAGAGTTCCAAGGAAAGGATTTGATCCAAGTCGACGCCATCCGCGACGACGAAGGAAAACTCCGCCGGCTCGACTTCAAGGGTGTCACCACCTCAGCTGCTCCCGTCGCCGCCGCTCCCAGCAGCAGCGAATCACAGCCGAGCTAA